The genomic window TCCTGCTTTAGATGTCTGGTGGGGTTCTCATGCAATGAAATTCATTGTATTGTTTTCTTATTTATGCTACGAATGAATGACACTTTTAATTGGTAGAAGAAGAAAGCCAATTACTATCAATGCCTGGTTTCATCTGAGTTGATTCTTGTGGAGCTGTGCCAGAAATATGATATTATTACTCAAGAGAGGCATTCAAATGCCATGGTAGAGTTGAATTGTTCCATTTTTTTATTGAGTTTGTAAAAcatgatccaaggctttgactCATGTCTAGTAATGATTAATCTACTTTGTATATATAATGAGACTTGTATGAGCATGTTGTGCTCCCAATCCAtgttcatgttttctcccttagCTCAGCTTCCATCAATTGATCTTCCATCAATTGATTTGCTCTAAACTGTTATGTATGATTTCCTTTGCTGCAACGAGTGAAGTAATCAATGGTTCAACCTTCCATTGCTAACTGGATTTACTACTATTAAAAATGGTTAAGACATTAGAGTGGATCTCAAGTATATAATCCTAAAATTTGCTTTCTGAATTTATTGtttcatttttcctttggtgttatcATGATAATGAATTTGTTGATTATTTACATAATCGTTACTTCTATATTTTCTTACTCCCATGTCTTATGGGAATCTTAGGATGTATTCAGCTTGTATTTTTATTTAGTactgaaaataaaaaacattgaaaatggtaatagaaaataaaaatacaaataaaacataTTTTATGTTTCAAATAGAtacaaacaacaacaaagccttgtcccacgaAGTGGGGTTGggtacatgaatcaaacgacgccattgtattctgtcatgtatcatgtctacagagagatcgtttacatgtagatctcgtttgaccacctcatggatggtcttcttaggtctttctctgcctttcgccccttgtccatcttccatctcatctacCCTCCTggctggatgttctatcggtcttcttctcatatGTCCAAACCatctgagacgcgattcaaccttCTTTTCCataatgggtgctactccaactctctcccttatatcttcgttccttattttatccaatcgcatatgaccactcatccatctcaacatcttcatctctgccacacttagcttatgttcgtgctcccctttagccgcccaacgctccgtaccataaagcatagccggtcttatagcggtacgatataatttacctttaagttttaaatgcacttttttgtcgcatataaaactagatgcactccgccattttgaccaacctgcttggatcctatgatttacatcctgttcaatctctccatgatcctgtatgatgcacctaagatacttaaaacttttaacttttcgtagacTATTTTCTCCAATTTttacctctatattagggttttcccttctcatactgaacttacattccatatattctgtcttgctacggcttatgcgcagaccatacacttctagagcttctctccataaatccaacttcttatttaggtcttcccttgactctcccataaggacgatatcatcggcaaaagcatgcaccatggcacaggctcttggatgtgctctgtgagtacttccaagactaatgtgaaaaggtatggacttaaggatgatccctggtgtaatcctataccaatagaaaatttctctgtcataccaccttgagtcttcatactagttgtggccccatcatacatgtctttaattgcacgaatatatgcgatccttactctcctcttttctaaaaccttccattagacctcccttggtactctatcatacgctttttccaaatcaataaacaccatatgtagatctcttttattactacgatacctctccatcatccttcttaaaaggtatatcgcttcagtggtagatctgcctggcataaatccaaattgattCTCTGTTACTtttgtctcttttctcaacctccgttctatcaccctttccccttaacttcatggtatgactcataagtttgatccctctatagtttccgcaactttgtatatcccccttattcttgtagataggtaccaaggtgctctttctccactcatcagacatcttctttgaccttaaaatctcattaaaaagcttggttaaccagttgatgcctttttctacaagacccttccaaacctcaatcgggatattatcaggtcctactgccctgctatttttcatctgctttagagcctcttttacctcgaagtctcggaTCCTctgatagtagtcaaagttttgatcttcttcccttgtgcataactgACCAAGGCTCGGAACAGTCTTCtatccctcattaaataactcataGAAGTAGCTCtttcacctttcattaatcttctcctcttgagccaacacctctccatccttatcctttatgcacttaacctgatccaaatctctcgttcttctttcacggctctttgcaattctatatataccttttttctccttctttcgtgcccaaagactggtagagaccctcatatgctcttgttcttgcttcacttacagccacttttgtctctttcttagtcgccttatatttttcccagttaCATGCGTTGCAGCATAGAGATCACTCTTTAAAGCAcatcctttttatctttatcttatcttgtacactcgcattccaccaccaggactccttgtctttTGGTcatattcctttagattcaccaaagctttcttttgctattcttctaataacttctgccatctccctccataTCTCTTCtgcgcttccattcccatcccactttgcctcttctcctacccgtcttaggaagcttctttgttcctcacctttcctctgccaccacctcgtccttgggttcttcgtatgatgtcttttcctcaatttttgctcaacgcgaaaattcatgacgagcaccctatgttgtgttgtcaaactctctctcgggataattttacaattaatgcaaaatttccggttgactctcctcaacaagaagaagtcaatttgagagcttgtcatgccactcttataggttataagatgttcgtctctctttttaaaacatgtatttgcgatgagaagatcaaaagttgaggaaaagtccaaaatagttttaccctcggcattgatcaccccgaaaccatggcctccgtgaatattcccatatccagtcacttctctcccaacatggccatttaaatctcctcctaagaaaatcttatcttccaaaggtatgtcttgaaccaaactctctaaatcctcccaaaaccttatttTATGTTGTTCGCCCGAACCCACTTGCgatgcataggcgctaatcacatggaaagcacctccctccaccacaagtttgatagagatgatccgatctcccaccctcttaATATCCACTACGTCTTTCTTCCACcgcttatccacaattattccaaccccattcctattcttcacctttcctgtataccaaaaTTTGAAActagaagtatccaactccctagccttcgcaccaacccattttgtttcttgtaggcacataatgttaatcttcctccttgtcatggtgtccaccacctccatggactttcctgttagggtgcctatgttccatgtcccaaatctcaaccttctgtcactctgacctttaccttttactttgtgaactagcttatttaccctcgtccgttcacgaaaacgcgaaaacccttgctcatttaacactacatccgggcaccgatgcagcggctcttgctttgacaccgtactcgagccatacagcgcgtggcttccgggcaacgacctaactttagcgcaataatgtctttgattcatgtcatgggggttcgactatatttttatgttggttgtcgaagacctaacacaaccttCCTTCTTTATCCGGGCatgggaccggctatgtaccgcaagtaTAACATAGGCGGAGTTTATGTTTCAAATAGatatcacaaaataaataaaataatatatataaagtatATACCAAAAAGTCACCACAAACTTTAGACACACGCAACAAATTTTCCATATAAAAATGCAAAAGTCATAGATTAAAATGTagtttaaatacaaaataatgtCATATTCTTAGTTAGGTAGTTCTCTTCATAAAAAAAGGTCAAAATCAAATCATAGGATATATAAGCAAACCATAGGATATACGCCAAAACATTAGAAGAATTACAATTGAACTAAGAAGCAACTATTAATAAGTAGCAGAGCTCATGATATGGTGCATCCATTAGCATCACCATAATATGAGcgtggagaaggaggaggaggaggagcctGTTGCTGCGGCtgtggttgtggttgtggtgGATAACGCTGTTGATGATGATAGTAACTGTATTGATAAGGTGGTTGTTGTGGTCTACCATAACCCATTGGAGGAGGAACACATTCATTGTGGTTGTTGTGGTTGATGCACATTATGTTCCTCCTATTTGCTATCATAAACCAGGTTCATGAGCCCAAAAAGGATCCagacaaaagagagaaaaatctTGGATTTCTCTATTTGCTATGTGCCAATTGACAAAGCGAGCTTGTATCGACTTGAACAGAAAAAGGATGACCGGAAAAAGCCAGCATTTATCATCTTCCCTGCAAGACCATATCCAAACTTGAACACAAGGACCAACATAAAATATACTAGAAGCAAAGCAGAAAGCCCATCTAAAAGCAGTTTCTCGGAGGAATAAATAAATggagttattaaaatttttcttttttcatcacAAAGACAGTGCTTTATCTGTGATAACTTAAAACTACAGGAACAAAAAATTATGAGGGGCATCCAGCAGTTATTGCCAAGTGGTGGACTACTGGAAAGAAATAGATAGAAGCTATAGACCCAAATTACCGTGAATTGTAAGTTGAACAAGCATCAAAATATAGCCAAAAGTGCCTCTTCCAAGAACAATGTGCCTAACAAAAAGCAATTTAATCTTTATAGTAGCTACAATATATAAATCAAATGCAAAGCATCACACAGGCATTCAATCAAACATGTGGGGTGCAATGCAGAAATTCCGCATAATCAAACAATTTTCAGCGGCATTCAATCCATAACAGTCATAATCCAACACTTGCAACTTAACAAAGATCTAATAAACATGTACTACTTAGCATATTGAGTAAAAGATGTACCTATTAAATCCATTTCCGTTCCATAGTGAAATGTCGCAACTGAGACATTTACATTGAGATCAAGAAGCAGTTGTACACAATCGAAATACGAAAATAGCCATTTACGGCAGCCATATGAAGGGCTATAATATTGGCATCAGCCGCCTTGTTTACAAACTTGGACAGTGCGCTGCACTGGAATAAAGTCAATAAATAGCAAGAATATAACATACAGAAGTAAAAACTTTGAAGAAAAAAATCCTTAACCCCAATGAAAACTAAATGAAATCCCAAGAGCATGTAAGTGTATATGCATGAACATATAGAAAAACACAAAGCCATTCATCATACAAACTACAAAGAGCGTTTTTAACCACACACTCACTCTCTCACTCAAAAGCCAGGAATTCATGTCCACTTAGCAGCACTTAGTTTCAACTTTCAATAACCGTCCCTATGATCTATGGTTTCCAGAAGAATTAAATGCTAAGTAGTGGGGAAAACAGTTCTGATATAACTGAGTGACCGAGAAAAGAAACAGAGGGAAATATAGTCAGACTCACATTGCATCTGAAGAGCAGAAGGGTTTGAACAACTTTCCAATGACCATATCTACAAGCTTGCATCAAAGGCGTCTTCAAATAACAAATCAAAGTGAGTCCAAAACATCAATTAGTAAACTATATCCTCAGTAAGTGCATCATAAACATGCTACAAAATAGAAGTGAGATCTAACAAAAAAATTTCAATGTCTCATATTATCATGCAGATATCTCTAGAATTTTTATCAGATCCATCTGCCAATCTGTCACTTACAACTATGCAAACTCTAGTTATAAGTTCTCCACATAGGAATAGAATCATATCCTAAAACTGCAAAGCTGGACCAAAATGGAACAAAAAAGTTACAAATTTGCAATTTTAAATACAGAACAGAATCTCCAATGCCCAAAATTGAATCTAGAACAACACTTGCACCAATTGTAATCAACCATACAATTCAACTTTCTCAAATCAAAACCAATTACCACAACAGAGTTTAAATCTAACTCAGAATCAAACTACCATTtaaaatgaaaagagaaaaagagaatagCAAAAGAAACCTACCAGCTTGGCAAAACTTTTTCATAAGATAACAACAGAAGTTGCAAAAGCGTTGATGCTTTAAGTTTGAAGCTCTGTAGACATAACTCCAACACAAGACCATCTATGTGCTAATTTATTCAGCACAAGACCGAGAATTTATTCCCTGTTCATGACCTACATAACTAAGgttttcaattcaacataacGTCATAAATTTCAGTGTTGCTAGTTCACTTCAATCTCAACGAATACCATTTCACTAAGCAACTTGactacttaaaagttaaaactaccttctttttttcttctttcttctttcttctttttggggagTTGTTGGATACTTAACTACATTTATATTGCTAAAGTTTTTAAAGGGGAGAAATGAAATCCACAGCTAAAAACTACTCACTAATCTTTGGCTATATTGTATGTAGATGTAGTAATTCTCAGTCAAAATAACAGAACTTAAAATATGACCTTCCACAACTTTCTCCCATTGATCATTTTGTGACATACATATCTTGATCATCAACCAAAACAACTAACAACCTATTTTCTAGGATTGATTCCAAACTTCTTCCTCTCAACTTCACAATTGCTTAAAACAATATACATGAATAAGGAAAAACTTGAACAAAAACTACTAGAAACTAGAAGTATAACATAGCATGATACAATAATAGCATGGCAATTAGGCAACGAAAAAACTCAGCTAATTAATAACAGCAGCAAAATTAATACTACCAACAGCATTTAGCATTAAGCAAGAAAAATTATCCTTCAGCAACAAACAACACTTGATTTGATTTCCATTTTTAGCATTCAGCAACAATCGTTACAAAATAGTaacaagtaatccctaatcacactaaacctgaaatcaATAAAGCTAAACAAAAATTTCAATAATGATTTGATTTCTATTTTTAGCAGCAGCaggaaaatttcaacaaaaaattCAGGAATTAAAAAAAGAGCAACAGCacaaaatcaattatttgatttttcattaacccATTCACAGTTTCACATTCAAAAATCAACAACAGGGcataaaaggaagagaagaaccaaagaagtgaaggcagtGCCGCTAACCTTCGACGGCGACATGGACGGCGTCCGACGAGACGACAGCGAGTGGCGACACAGTGGCGAGCTGATCCAAGTTCGAGAGAATCCAGGGAGGACGGGGACAGGGGGAAGGAGGACGTCGAACTACAAGAGAGGAAGTAGAGACGCCAACAGCACGGACGGCGGTAGCACCGCGGCAGAACCATTGCAGGGAGAACTTGGGTTTTGGTAGGGTGAGTTTGGAAAGTGCTATAGGTTCAGAGTTCAGGGGATAGTGATATGGATTCACGAATTGGGGGGTGGGTGGGTGCTAAGGAGAATGGGTGGGTGTTAAGGGGAATGGGTGAGTTTGGAAAGTAGACCAAACCATTTTTCACGCCGTAATTATTGTTATAAAAGACCGATTTTATTTTGattagttaaaaaatttaaaaaatcagtTCATTTAAAACGTCCAATAATATGACGATACGTAGACGTCTTTACAAAAAGACATTTTTTATAACTTTATGGGAGCATCCCCTTCTGTTATTATTGTTAGCCTATCAAGTTTCAACGAAAATTAGAATGAGACCTGTTGAATGGAGGGAGtgtaaattaatgatagtatataataaatattaaaaatgactatattttgtaaaattaaattaaatatgtgtaaactaaagt from Arachis ipaensis cultivar K30076 chromosome B09, Araip1.1, whole genome shotgun sequence includes these protein-coding regions:
- the LOC110266344 gene encoding uncharacterized protein LOC110266344 isoform X1 codes for the protein MVLPRCYRRPCCWRLYFLSCSSTSSFPLSPSSLDSLELGSARHCVATRCRLVGRRPCRRRRHIVLGRGTFGYILMLVQLTIHGNLGKMINAGFFRSSFFCSSRYKLALSIGT
- the LOC110266344 gene encoding uncharacterized protein LOC110266344 isoform X2; the protein is MVLPRCYRRPCCWRLYFLSCSSTSSFPLSPSSLDSLELGSARHCVATRCRLVGRRPCRRRRHIVLGRGTFGYILMLVQLTIHGKMINAGFFRSSFFCSSRYKLALSIGT